One stretch of Pomacea canaliculata isolate SZHN2017 linkage group LG1, ASM307304v1, whole genome shotgun sequence DNA includes these proteins:
- the LOC112564579 gene encoding uncharacterized protein LOC112564579 isoform X2 → MFRTLHPLTVGMSEPHLRDSAAPGQGLRECHIREFTLPPLIRGTRGQLMEKPGLTLQQGTQDNSIWGEKAGNGIQHHTQYIRRLADLRDELLSQEQTALARALDRLRLDSISNRDAARYRLKMKDNSQAASGSDGDGKTIAAGAASRSMMTTVEKFRQMRPQRHAPAILPLQGKQLIETSVASTASGGKQTGNENASKMESSLRVEESVRSSLQRLIQPTSSIPNIGRKALRQESLELKTQSLHHMRSRVYRSTRNFRSPFITQGDGENVMPSTHPPSEVNVDLSPHVYKLGPMTEGDRINMEKLKQYYYICCLPSTPSSPDTDRQSEAMSTPRRGGIRKLRVGSKRNPAAKPARGLARAAAAGDSLETEVWQPRQRRSGEGASSDRVTLPDITRHRESPVTNNTHGYPNDYTGDSPGTLLEGERKRRQIVIDMPNIIFNAATPETAVESKADRAPLQNAGSLRKTLLQNEIRHREVHNLLEDVKDLNKRTETLTSQCTSETC, encoded by the coding sequence ACTGATGGAAAAGCCTGGCCTAACACTACAGCAGGGTACTCAGGACAATTCGATCTGGGGAGAGAAGGCGGGAAATGGAATTCAGCATCATACCCAATATATCCGGCGCCTTGCGGACTTGCGGGATGAGCTGCTGAGCCAGGAACAGACGGCCCTCGCCAGAGCTCTCGACAGGCTGCGATTGGACTCCATCAGCAACAGAGATGCTGCGAGATATCGCCTGAAGATGAAAGATAATTCGCAGGCAGCAAGTGGCAGTGATGGCGATGGGAAGACAATTGCTGCTGGCGCCGCCAGTCGGTCTATGATGACAACAGTAGAAAAATTTCGTCAGATGCGCCCCCAACGGCACGCTCCGGCGATCTTACCCctacaagggaagcaactcatCGAAACGTCTGTGGCCAGCACAGCATCTGGCGGGAAGCAAACTGGAAACGAGAACGCATCAAAAATGGAGTCATCGTTACGGGTGGAGGAGAGCGTGAGATCCAGCCTACAGCGTCTGATCCAGCCCACGTCCTCAATCCCCAACATCGGACGCAAAGCTCTCCGGCAGGAATCCTTGGAACTGAAGACCCAGTCTCTGCACCACATGCGCTCGAGGGTGTACCGATCCACCCGCAACTTCCGGTCCCCCTTCATAACTCAAGGAGATGGAGAGAACGTCATGCCCTCCACACACCCACCGAGCGAGGTCAACGTCGACCTCTCGCCCCACGTCTACAAACTGGGTCCCATGACGGAGGGGGACCGCATCAACATGGAGAAGCTGAAGCAGTATTATTACATCTGCTGCTTGCCCTCCACTCCCTCCTCCCCAGACACGGACCGCCAAAGCGAGGCCATGTCCACCCCTCGTCGAGGGGGGATCAGAAAGCTTCGGGTAGGTTCGAAACGAAATCCGGCTGCAAAACCGGCGCGGGGGTTGGCCAGAGCGGCGGCTGCGGGTGATTCTTTAGAAACAGAAGTGTGGCAGCCCCGTCAGAGGCGTTCTGGGGAAGGGGCTAGCTCGGATAGGGTGACGTTGCCAGATATCACTCGTCACAGGGAGTCGCCTGTCACGAATAACACGCACGGTTACCCCAACGACTACACGGGTGACTCCCCTGGCACGCTGCTAGAAGGAGAACGGAAGCGACGTCAGATAGTGATAGACATGCCGAACATCATCTTCAATGCTGCGACTCCGGAGACGGCCGTGGAGTCCAAAGCTGACCGCGCGCCTCTGCAGAATGCTGGCTCCCTCCGCAAGACACTTCTACAGAATGAGATTCGCCACAGGGAGGTGCACAACCTTCTGGAGGACGTCAAGGATCTCAACAAGCGGACAGAGACCTTGACCTCTCAGTGcacatcagaaacatgctaa
- the LOC112564579 gene encoding uncharacterized protein LOC112564579 isoform X3 gives MTSVRQGRQLSHTGDSGGVTLETYADGFLVSGVKLMEKPGLTLQQGTQDNSIWGEKAGNGIQHHTQYIRRLADLRDELLSQEQTALARALDRLRLDSISNRDAARYRLKMKDNSQAASGSDGDGKTIAAGAASRSMMTTVEKFRQMRPQRHAPAILPLQGKQLIETSVASTASGGKQTGNENASKMESSLRVEESVRSSLQRLIQPTSSIPNIGRKALRQESLELKTQSLHHMRSRVYRSTRNFRSPFITQGDGENVMPSTHPPSEVNVDLSPHVYKLGPMTEGDRINMEKLKQYYYICCLPSTPSSPDTDRQSEAMSTPRRGGIRKLRVGSKRNPAAKPARGLARAAAAGDSLETEVWQPRQRRSGEGASSDRVTLPDITRHRESPVTNNTHGYPNDYTGDSPGTLLEGERKRRQIVIDMPNIIFNAATPETAVESKADRAPLQNAGSLRKTLLQNEIRHREVHNLLEDVKDLNKRTETLTSQCTSETC, from the coding sequence ACTGATGGAAAAGCCTGGCCTAACACTACAGCAGGGTACTCAGGACAATTCGATCTGGGGAGAGAAGGCGGGAAATGGAATTCAGCATCATACCCAATATATCCGGCGCCTTGCGGACTTGCGGGATGAGCTGCTGAGCCAGGAACAGACGGCCCTCGCCAGAGCTCTCGACAGGCTGCGATTGGACTCCATCAGCAACAGAGATGCTGCGAGATATCGCCTGAAGATGAAAGATAATTCGCAGGCAGCAAGTGGCAGTGATGGCGATGGGAAGACAATTGCTGCTGGCGCCGCCAGTCGGTCTATGATGACAACAGTAGAAAAATTTCGTCAGATGCGCCCCCAACGGCACGCTCCGGCGATCTTACCCctacaagggaagcaactcatCGAAACGTCTGTGGCCAGCACAGCATCTGGCGGGAAGCAAACTGGAAACGAGAACGCATCAAAAATGGAGTCATCGTTACGGGTGGAGGAGAGCGTGAGATCCAGCCTACAGCGTCTGATCCAGCCCACGTCCTCAATCCCCAACATCGGACGCAAAGCTCTCCGGCAGGAATCCTTGGAACTGAAGACCCAGTCTCTGCACCACATGCGCTCGAGGGTGTACCGATCCACCCGCAACTTCCGGTCCCCCTTCATAACTCAAGGAGATGGAGAGAACGTCATGCCCTCCACACACCCACCGAGCGAGGTCAACGTCGACCTCTCGCCCCACGTCTACAAACTGGGTCCCATGACGGAGGGGGACCGCATCAACATGGAGAAGCTGAAGCAGTATTATTACATCTGCTGCTTGCCCTCCACTCCCTCCTCCCCAGACACGGACCGCCAAAGCGAGGCCATGTCCACCCCTCGTCGAGGGGGGATCAGAAAGCTTCGGGTAGGTTCGAAACGAAATCCGGCTGCAAAACCGGCGCGGGGGTTGGCCAGAGCGGCGGCTGCGGGTGATTCTTTAGAAACAGAAGTGTGGCAGCCCCGTCAGAGGCGTTCTGGGGAAGGGGCTAGCTCGGATAGGGTGACGTTGCCAGATATCACTCGTCACAGGGAGTCGCCTGTCACGAATAACACGCACGGTTACCCCAACGACTACACGGGTGACTCCCCTGGCACGCTGCTAGAAGGAGAACGGAAGCGACGTCAGATAGTGATAGACATGCCGAACATCATCTTCAATGCTGCGACTCCGGAGACGGCCGTGGAGTCCAAAGCTGACCGCGCGCCTCTGCAGAATGCTGGCTCCCTCCGCAAGACACTTCTACAGAATGAGATTCGCCACAGGGAGGTGCACAACCTTCTGGAGGACGTCAAGGATCTCAACAAGCGGACAGAGACCTTGACCTCTCAGTGcacatcagaaacatgctaa
- the LOC112564579 gene encoding uncharacterized protein LOC112564579 isoform X4 — protein MDFLLMEKPGLTLQQGTQDNSIWGEKAGNGIQHHTQYIRRLADLRDELLSQEQTALARALDRLRLDSISNRDAARYRLKMKDNSQAASGSDGDGKTIAAGAASRSMMTTVEKFRQMRPQRHAPAILPLQGKQLIETSVASTASGGKQTGNENASKMESSLRVEESVRSSLQRLIQPTSSIPNIGRKALRQESLELKTQSLHHMRSRVYRSTRNFRSPFITQGDGENVMPSTHPPSEVNVDLSPHVYKLGPMTEGDRINMEKLKQYYYICCLPSTPSSPDTDRQSEAMSTPRRGGIRKLRVGSKRNPAAKPARGLARAAAAGDSLETEVWQPRQRRSGEGASSDRVTLPDITRHRESPVTNNTHGYPNDYTGDSPGTLLEGERKRRQIVIDMPNIIFNAATPETAVESKADRAPLQNAGSLRKTLLQNEIRHREVHNLLEDVKDLNKRTETLTSQCTSETC, from the coding sequence ACTGATGGAAAAGCCTGGCCTAACACTACAGCAGGGTACTCAGGACAATTCGATCTGGGGAGAGAAGGCGGGAAATGGAATTCAGCATCATACCCAATATATCCGGCGCCTTGCGGACTTGCGGGATGAGCTGCTGAGCCAGGAACAGACGGCCCTCGCCAGAGCTCTCGACAGGCTGCGATTGGACTCCATCAGCAACAGAGATGCTGCGAGATATCGCCTGAAGATGAAAGATAATTCGCAGGCAGCAAGTGGCAGTGATGGCGATGGGAAGACAATTGCTGCTGGCGCCGCCAGTCGGTCTATGATGACAACAGTAGAAAAATTTCGTCAGATGCGCCCCCAACGGCACGCTCCGGCGATCTTACCCctacaagggaagcaactcatCGAAACGTCTGTGGCCAGCACAGCATCTGGCGGGAAGCAAACTGGAAACGAGAACGCATCAAAAATGGAGTCATCGTTACGGGTGGAGGAGAGCGTGAGATCCAGCCTACAGCGTCTGATCCAGCCCACGTCCTCAATCCCCAACATCGGACGCAAAGCTCTCCGGCAGGAATCCTTGGAACTGAAGACCCAGTCTCTGCACCACATGCGCTCGAGGGTGTACCGATCCACCCGCAACTTCCGGTCCCCCTTCATAACTCAAGGAGATGGAGAGAACGTCATGCCCTCCACACACCCACCGAGCGAGGTCAACGTCGACCTCTCGCCCCACGTCTACAAACTGGGTCCCATGACGGAGGGGGACCGCATCAACATGGAGAAGCTGAAGCAGTATTATTACATCTGCTGCTTGCCCTCCACTCCCTCCTCCCCAGACACGGACCGCCAAAGCGAGGCCATGTCCACCCCTCGTCGAGGGGGGATCAGAAAGCTTCGGGTAGGTTCGAAACGAAATCCGGCTGCAAAACCGGCGCGGGGGTTGGCCAGAGCGGCGGCTGCGGGTGATTCTTTAGAAACAGAAGTGTGGCAGCCCCGTCAGAGGCGTTCTGGGGAAGGGGCTAGCTCGGATAGGGTGACGTTGCCAGATATCACTCGTCACAGGGAGTCGCCTGTCACGAATAACACGCACGGTTACCCCAACGACTACACGGGTGACTCCCCTGGCACGCTGCTAGAAGGAGAACGGAAGCGACGTCAGATAGTGATAGACATGCCGAACATCATCTTCAATGCTGCGACTCCGGAGACGGCCGTGGAGTCCAAAGCTGACCGCGCGCCTCTGCAGAATGCTGGCTCCCTCCGCAAGACACTTCTACAGAATGAGATTCGCCACAGGGAGGTGCACAACCTTCTGGAGGACGTCAAGGATCTCAACAAGCGGACAGAGACCTTGACCTCTCAGTGcacatcagaaacatgctaa
- the LOC112564579 gene encoding uncharacterized protein LOC112564579 isoform X5, producing MEKPGLTLQQGTQDNSIWGEKAGNGIQHHTQYIRRLADLRDELLSQEQTALARALDRLRLDSISNRDAARYRLKMKDNSQAASGSDGDGKTIAAGAASRSMMTTVEKFRQMRPQRHAPAILPLQGKQLIETSVASTASGGKQTGNENASKMESSLRVEESVRSSLQRLIQPTSSIPNIGRKALRQESLELKTQSLHHMRSRVYRSTRNFRSPFITQGDGENVMPSTHPPSEVNVDLSPHVYKLGPMTEGDRINMEKLKQYYYICCLPSTPSSPDTDRQSEAMSTPRRGGIRKLRVGSKRNPAAKPARGLARAAAAGDSLETEVWQPRQRRSGEGASSDRVTLPDITRHRESPVTNNTHGYPNDYTGDSPGTLLEGERKRRQIVIDMPNIIFNAATPETAVESKADRAPLQNAGSLRKTLLQNEIRHREVHNLLEDVKDLNKRTETLTSQCTSETC from the coding sequence ATGGAAAAGCCTGGCCTAACACTACAGCAGGGTACTCAGGACAATTCGATCTGGGGAGAGAAGGCGGGAAATGGAATTCAGCATCATACCCAATATATCCGGCGCCTTGCGGACTTGCGGGATGAGCTGCTGAGCCAGGAACAGACGGCCCTCGCCAGAGCTCTCGACAGGCTGCGATTGGACTCCATCAGCAACAGAGATGCTGCGAGATATCGCCTGAAGATGAAAGATAATTCGCAGGCAGCAAGTGGCAGTGATGGCGATGGGAAGACAATTGCTGCTGGCGCCGCCAGTCGGTCTATGATGACAACAGTAGAAAAATTTCGTCAGATGCGCCCCCAACGGCACGCTCCGGCGATCTTACCCctacaagggaagcaactcatCGAAACGTCTGTGGCCAGCACAGCATCTGGCGGGAAGCAAACTGGAAACGAGAACGCATCAAAAATGGAGTCATCGTTACGGGTGGAGGAGAGCGTGAGATCCAGCCTACAGCGTCTGATCCAGCCCACGTCCTCAATCCCCAACATCGGACGCAAAGCTCTCCGGCAGGAATCCTTGGAACTGAAGACCCAGTCTCTGCACCACATGCGCTCGAGGGTGTACCGATCCACCCGCAACTTCCGGTCCCCCTTCATAACTCAAGGAGATGGAGAGAACGTCATGCCCTCCACACACCCACCGAGCGAGGTCAACGTCGACCTCTCGCCCCACGTCTACAAACTGGGTCCCATGACGGAGGGGGACCGCATCAACATGGAGAAGCTGAAGCAGTATTATTACATCTGCTGCTTGCCCTCCACTCCCTCCTCCCCAGACACGGACCGCCAAAGCGAGGCCATGTCCACCCCTCGTCGAGGGGGGATCAGAAAGCTTCGGGTAGGTTCGAAACGAAATCCGGCTGCAAAACCGGCGCGGGGGTTGGCCAGAGCGGCGGCTGCGGGTGATTCTTTAGAAACAGAAGTGTGGCAGCCCCGTCAGAGGCGTTCTGGGGAAGGGGCTAGCTCGGATAGGGTGACGTTGCCAGATATCACTCGTCACAGGGAGTCGCCTGTCACGAATAACACGCACGGTTACCCCAACGACTACACGGGTGACTCCCCTGGCACGCTGCTAGAAGGAGAACGGAAGCGACGTCAGATAGTGATAGACATGCCGAACATCATCTTCAATGCTGCGACTCCGGAGACGGCCGTGGAGTCCAAAGCTGACCGCGCGCCTCTGCAGAATGCTGGCTCCCTCCGCAAGACACTTCTACAGAATGAGATTCGCCACAGGGAGGTGCACAACCTTCTGGAGGACGTCAAGGATCTCAACAAGCGGACAGAGACCTTGACCTCTCAGTGcacatcagaaacatgctaa